In Tachysurus vachellii isolate PV-2020 chromosome 12, HZAU_Pvac_v1, whole genome shotgun sequence, the following are encoded in one genomic region:
- the LOC132854537 gene encoding nuclear factor 7, brain-like, with the protein MSESLSNPRSCRRNSMETAIGFAGESSSLPTEEQLKCSICLEVFTDPVTTPCGHSFCKSCITQSWDTSEHCHCPYCNEKFTIRPEPKINITLREVADNFKKRSKEPPESSEVLCDACTGVKQKAVKSCLDCGVTFCSSHLEPHINVPRYKKHKLINAVKNLEMYMCQKHERPLELFCRDDQMYLCQFCTEGEHKNHNVILLEEESGEKKTELQLMIQERLKKIQEINHSVELGKRNMEKEKSDSVEVFTALIRSIERIQAELLEVMEEKQKAAEKQAEGLIKELEQEIEDLKRRDTELEQFSHTEDHLHLLKIYPLMRIAAHTKNWSEISINTDLSVDVLRAALSPLQETLNEKLKETVSTDLKRIQQYAVDVTLDPDTASPFLILSGNKKQVVCGNTKQNLPDTLKRFTNYLVVLGKQGFSSGRFYYEVQVNGKTEWRLGVARESVNRKRKIDTFKPQGGFWTVSLRNGNEYTARDEPHISLCLREKPQKVGVFVDYEEGLVSFYDVEARSHIYSFTGQTFTEKLYPYCSPCLNDGGKNSAPLIISRVLKTERFTSAYL; encoded by the exons ATGAGTGAATCTTTGTCAAACCCAAGAAGTTGCAGACGGAACAGCATGGAAACAGCTATTGGAT TTGCAGGTGAATCCAGCAGCCTCCCGACTGAAGAGCAGTTAAAGTGTTCTATCTGTCTGGAAGTGTTCACTGATCCCGTCACCACTCCATGTGGACACAGCTTCTGCAAGAGCTGCATTACACAAAGCTGGGATACGAGTGAACACTGCCATTGTCCATATTGTAATGAGAAATTCACCATAAGACCTGAACCCAAGATTAATATAACACTGAGAGAGGTTGCAGATAACTTCAAGAAGAGAAGCAAAGAGCCTCCTGAGAGTTCGGAGGTTCTCTGTGACGCCTGCACTGGTGTGAAGCAGAAGGCTGTAAAATCCTGTCTGGATTGTGGTGTGACTTTCTGTTCGTCTCATTTAGAGCCTCATATTAATGTTCCGAGATAtaagaaacacaaactaataaacGCAGTGAAGAACCTGGAGATGTACATGTGCCAGAAGCATGAGAGACCTCTGGAGCTCTTCTGTAGAGATGATCAGATGTATCTGTGTCAGTTCTGCACTGAAGGAGAACACAAGAATCACAATGTTATTCTGTTAGAGGAGGAGAGTGGAGAGAAGAAG acagagctgcAGCTGATGATTCAGGAGCGACTGAAGAAGATCCAGGAGATTAATCACTCAGTAGAGCTCGGCAAA AGAAACATGGAGAAAGAGAAATCAGACAGTGTTGAAGTCTTCACCGCTCTGATTCGTTCCATTGAGAGGATTCAGGCTGAGCTACTGGaggtgatggaggagaagcagaaagcagcagagaaGCAGGCTGAAGGACTCATTAaagagctggagcaggaaatCGAGGATCTAAAGAGGAgagacactgagctggagcagtTCTCACACACTGAAGATCATCTCCACCTCCTAAAG ATTTATCCGTTAATGCGCATCGCTGCACACACCAAGAACTGGTCTGAGATCAGCATTAACACTGACCTGAGTGTGGACGTTCTGAGGGCGGCTCTGTCTCCACTTCAGGAGACTCTGAATGAGAAACTGAAAGAAACGG TCTCCACAGACCTGAAGAGGATTCAGCAGTATGCAG tggatgtgactctggacCCTGATACAGCTTCTCCCTTTCTCATCCTGTCTGGCAATAAAAAACAAGTTGTATGTGGAAACACAAAGCAGAATCTCCCAGACACCCTGAAAAGATTTACTAATTATTTGGTAGTCCTGGGAAAGCAGGGTTTCTCCTCGGGGAGGTTTTACTATGAGGTGCAGGTCAACGGGAAGACCGAGTGGCGTTTAGGAGTGGCCAGAGAATCTGttaacaggaagaggaagattgATACGTTTAAACCTCAGGGTGGATTCTGGACGGTGTCTCTGAGGAACGGGAATGAGTATACTGCTCGTGATGAACCACATATCTCCCTCTGCCTGAGAGAAAAGCCCCAGAAAGTGGgagtgtttgtggattatgaggagggtCTGGTTTCCTTTTATGATGTTGAAGCCAGGtctcatatctactctttcactggtcagaccttcactgagaaactctatCCATACTGTAGTCCTTGTTTGAATGACGGAGGTAAAAACtcagcaccactgatcatctctCGTGTTTTAAAGACCGAACGCTTCACATCAGCTTATCTGTAG
- the LOC132854535 gene encoding E3 ubiquitin-protein ligase TRIM39-like, whose product MTENTKFKRRKMDMTFVKPGNSSWSSKDTSAIFAGESSGHLTEEQLKCSICLEVFTDPVTTPCGHSFCKSCITQSWDMSEHCHCPYCNEKFTIRPEPKINITLREVADNFKKRSKEPPESLEVLCDACTGVKQKAVKSCLDCGVTFCSSHLEPHINVPRSKKHKLINAVKNLEMYMCQKHVRPLELFCRDDQMYLCQFCIEGEHKNHNVILLEEESGEKKIQLQKTQTELQQMIQERLKKIQEINHSVELSKRNMEKEKSDNVEVFKALIRSIERIQAELLEVMEEKQKAAEKQAEGLIKEVEQEIEELKRRDTELEQFSHTEDHLHFLKIYPSLCIAPHTKNWSEISINIDLSVDVLRTTLSRIQKTLNKKLSVTLNKILRETVSTELKRIQQYAVYVTLDPDTACPYLVLSDEGKQVVCGDTKQNLPDTPKRFTNYTMVLGKQGFSSERFYYEVQVSGKTEWGLGVVRESVNRKGDIDSFKPLTGFWTVVLRNGNEYEAGDDPYISLSLREKPQKVGVFVDYEEGLVSFYDVKARSHIYSFTGQTFTEKLYPFFSPCLNDGGKNSAPLIISRVLKTD is encoded by the exons atgacagaaaacacaaa gtttaaaagaagaaaaatggatATGACATTCGTAAAACCAGGAAATAGCAGCTGGAGCAGCAAGGATACATCTGCTATCT TTGCAGGTGAATCCAGCGGCCACCTGACTGAAGAGCAGTTAAAGTGTTCTATCTGTCTGGAAGTGTTCACTGATCCCGTCACCACTCCATGTGGACACAGCTTCTGCAAGAGCTGCATTACACAAAGCTGGGATATGAGTGAACACTGCCATTGTCCATATTGTAATGAGAAATTCACCATAAGACCTGAACCCAAGATTAATATAACACTGAGAGAGGTTGCAGATAACTTCAAGAAGAGAAGCAAAGAGCCTCCTGAGAGTTTGGAGGTTCTCTGTGACGCCTGCACTGGTGTGAAGCAGAAGGCTGTAAAATCCTGTCTGGATTGTGGTGTGACTTTCTGTTCGTCTCATTTAGAGCCTCATATTAATGTTCCAAGATCtaagaaacacaaactaataaacGCAGTGAAGAACCTGGAGATGTACATGTGCCAGAAGCATGTGAGACCTCTGGAGCTCTTCTGTAGAGATGATCAGATGTATCTGTGTCAGTTCTGCATTGAAGGAGAACACAAGAATCACAATGTTATTCTGTTAGAGGAGGAGAGTGGAGAGAAGAAG ATTCAGCTgcagaaaacacagacagagctgcAGCAGATGATCCAGGAGCGACTGAAGAAGATCCAGGAGATTAATCACTCAGTAGAGCTCAGCAAA AGAAACATGGAGAAAGAGAAATCAGACAATGTTGAAGTCTTCAAAGCTCTGATTCGTTCCATTGAGAGGATTCAGGCTGAGCTGCTGGaggtgatggaggagaagcagaaagcagcagagaaGCAGGCTGAAGGACTCATTAAAGAGGTGGAGCAGGAAATCGAGGAGCTAAAGAGGAgagacactgagctggagcagtTCTCACACACTGAAGATCATCTCCACTTCCTAAAG ATTTACCCGTCACTGTGCATCGCTCCACACACCAAGAACTGGTCTGAGATCAGCATTAACATTGACCTGAGTGTGGACGTTCTGAGGACGACTCTGTCTCGGATTCAGAAGACTCTGAATAAGAAACTCAGTGTGACGCTGAATAAGATATTGAGAGAAACAG TCTCCACAGAACTGAAGAGGATTCAGCAGTATGCAG TGTATGTAACTCTGGACCCTGATACAGCTTGTCCCTATCTTGTCCTCAGTGATGAAGGAAAACAAGTTGTATGTGGAGACACAAAGCAGAATCTCCCAGACACCCCGAAAAGATTCACTAATTACACCATGGTCCTGGGAAAGCAGGGTTTCTCATCGGAGAGGTTTTActatgaggtgcaggtcagcGGGAAGACTGAGTGGGGTTTAGGAGTGGTCAGAGAGTCTGTTAATAGGAAGGGAGATATTGATTCATTTAAACCTCTGACTGGATTCTGGACTGTGGTTCTGAGGAACGGGAACGAGTATGAGGCTGGTGATGACCCGTatatctccctctccctcagaGAAAAGCCCCAGAAAGTGGgagtgtttgtggattatgaggagggtctggtctccttttatgatgtTAAGGCCAGGtctcatatctactctttcactggtcagacCTTCACAGAGAAACTCTATCCATTCTTCAGTCCTTGCTTGAATGACGGAGGTAAAAACTCTGCACCATTGATCATCTCTCGTGTGCTAAAGACTGATTAA